From the genome of Chelonoidis abingdonii isolate Lonesome George chromosome 25, CheloAbing_2.0, whole genome shotgun sequence, one region includes:
- the PDIK1L gene encoding serine/threonine-protein kinase PDIK1L isoform X2, which yields MVSSQPKYDLIREVGRGSYGVVYEAVVRKTSARVAVKKIRCHAPENVELALREFWALSSIKSQHPNVIHLEECILQKDGMVQKMSHGSSSSLYVQLVETSLKGEIAFDPRSAYYLWFVMDFCDGGDMNEYLLSRKPSRKTNTSFMLQLSSALAFLHKNQIIHRDLKPDNILISQSRMDASDLEPTLKVADFGLSKKYVMEYCRHSSFLSQY from the exons ATGGTGAGTAGCCAGCCAAAGTACGATCTAATACGGGAGGTTGGTCGTGGTAGTTATGGTGTGGTGTATGAAGCAGTCGTCAGGAAGACCTCTGCCCGGGTTGCAGTGAAAAAAATTCGGTGTCATGCTCCAGAGAACGTGGAACTAGCTCTACGTGAGTTCTGGGCACTGAGCAGTATCAAGAGCCAGCATCCAAATGTTATCCATCTGGAGGAGTGCATCTTACAGAAAGATGGTATGGTGCAGAAGATGTCACATGGTTCTAGTTCTTCCCTTTATGTACAG CTTGTAGAGACCTCATTAAAAGGAGAAATAGCCTTTGATCCCAGAAGCGCCTATTACCTTTGGTTCGTGATGGATTTCTGTGATGGAGGAGATATGAATGAGTACCTGCTATCCCGAAAGCCCAGTCGCAAGACCAACACCAGTTTCATGCTTCAACTCAGCAGTGCCCTGGCTTTCCTTCACAAAAATCAGATTATCCATCGTGATCTCAAACCTGACAACATTCTGATCTCACAAAGCAGAATGGATGCTAGTGACTTGGAACCAACTCTGAAAGTAGCTGATTTTGGGTTAAGTAAG aAATATGTTATGGAGTATTGCAGACATTCCAGTTTCCTATCACAGTATTAG
- the PDIK1L gene encoding serine/threonine-protein kinase PDIK1L isoform X1, protein MVSSQPKYDLIREVGRGSYGVVYEAVVRKTSARVAVKKIRCHAPENVELALREFWALSSIKSQHPNVIHLEECILQKDGMVQKMSHGSSSSLYVQLVETSLKGEIAFDPRSAYYLWFVMDFCDGGDMNEYLLSRKPSRKTNTSFMLQLSSALAFLHKNQIIHRDLKPDNILISQSRMDASDLEPTLKVADFGLSKVCSASGQNPEEPVNVNKCFLSTACGTDFYMAPEVWEGHYTAKADIFALGIIIWAMLERITFIDTETKKELLGSYVKQGTEIVPVGEALLENPKMELLIPVKKKSMNARMKQLIKEMLAANPQDRPDAFELELRLVKIAFKDSNWDT, encoded by the exons ATGGTGAGTAGCCAGCCAAAGTACGATCTAATACGGGAGGTTGGTCGTGGTAGTTATGGTGTGGTGTATGAAGCAGTCGTCAGGAAGACCTCTGCCCGGGTTGCAGTGAAAAAAATTCGGTGTCATGCTCCAGAGAACGTGGAACTAGCTCTACGTGAGTTCTGGGCACTGAGCAGTATCAAGAGCCAGCATCCAAATGTTATCCATCTGGAGGAGTGCATCTTACAGAAAGATGGTATGGTGCAGAAGATGTCACATGGTTCTAGTTCTTCCCTTTATGTACAG CTTGTAGAGACCTCATTAAAAGGAGAAATAGCCTTTGATCCCAGAAGCGCCTATTACCTTTGGTTCGTGATGGATTTCTGTGATGGAGGAGATATGAATGAGTACCTGCTATCCCGAAAGCCCAGTCGCAAGACCAACACCAGTTTCATGCTTCAACTCAGCAGTGCCCTGGCTTTCCTTCACAAAAATCAGATTATCCATCGTGATCTCAAACCTGACAACATTCTGATCTCACAAAGCAGAATGGATGCTAGTGACTTGGAACCAACTCTGAAAGTAGCTGATTTTGGGTTAAGTAAGGTATGTTCAGCCTCAGGACAGAACCCTGAAGAGCCTGTCAACGtaaataaatgtttcctttcaacAGCATGTGGGACTGACTTCTACATGGCCCCTGAAGTCTGGGAAGGACATTACACTGcaaaagcagacatttttgcATTGGGGATTATAATTTGGGCAATGTTAGAAAGGATCACCTTCATAGACACTGAGACTAAGAAAGAACTTTTGGGGAGCTATGTGAAGCAAGGGACAGAGATTGTGCCAGTTGGGGAGGCACTTCTAGAAAACCCCAAAATGGAACTTCTCATCCCTGTAAAGAAAAAATCTATGAATGCCCGTATGAAGCAGCTGATTAAGGAAATGCTGGCTGCCAACCCACAAGACCGTCCTGATGCTTTTGAACTAGAACTCAGATTAGTCAAAATTGCTTTTAAAGATAGCAACTGGGACACGTGA
- the PDIK1L gene encoding serine/threonine-protein kinase PDIK1L isoform X3, translated as MVSSQPKYDLIREVGRGSYGVVYEAVVRKTSARVAVKKIRCHAPENVELALREFWALSSIKSQHPNVIHLEECILQKDGMVQKMSHGSSSSLYVQLVETSLKGEIAFDPRSAYYLWFVMDFCDGGDMNEYLLSRKPSRKTNTSFMLQLSSALAFLHKNQIIHRDLKPDNILISQSRMDASDLEPTLKVADFGLSKCATNLTAGTDET; from the exons ATGGTGAGTAGCCAGCCAAAGTACGATCTAATACGGGAGGTTGGTCGTGGTAGTTATGGTGTGGTGTATGAAGCAGTCGTCAGGAAGACCTCTGCCCGGGTTGCAGTGAAAAAAATTCGGTGTCATGCTCCAGAGAACGTGGAACTAGCTCTACGTGAGTTCTGGGCACTGAGCAGTATCAAGAGCCAGCATCCAAATGTTATCCATCTGGAGGAGTGCATCTTACAGAAAGATGGTATGGTGCAGAAGATGTCACATGGTTCTAGTTCTTCCCTTTATGTACAG CTTGTAGAGACCTCATTAAAAGGAGAAATAGCCTTTGATCCCAGAAGCGCCTATTACCTTTGGTTCGTGATGGATTTCTGTGATGGAGGAGATATGAATGAGTACCTGCTATCCCGAAAGCCCAGTCGCAAGACCAACACCAGTTTCATGCTTCAACTCAGCAGTGCCCTGGCTTTCCTTCACAAAAATCAGATTATCCATCGTGATCTCAAACCTGACAACATTCTGATCTCACAAAGCAGAATGGATGCTAGTGACTTGGAACCAACTCTGAAAGTAGCTGATTTTGGGTTAAGTAAG